In Acinetobacter piscicola, a single window of DNA contains:
- a CDS encoding sodium-dependent transporter, whose translation MSDNRESWSARSGFILAAIGSAVGLGNIWRFPYVAYENGGGAFLVPYLIAIFAAGLPLLFLDYAVGHKYRKAPPIAYKKLMNSEALGWWQVMVTLVIGIYYASVLSWAGSYMFYSFGQQWGNDTEAFFFKSYLANGEGLAFGFVPTLFFGLVIVWAVVMFILYGGVRRGVELANKIFMPLLVILFSILVIQALRLPGATEGLNAFFTPNWEAMTNYKVWLAAFGHIFFSLSVGFGIMLTYASYLNKKANMTGSGVVVALANSSFEILAGIGVFAALGFMAQSSGVPVKDVVSGGIGLAFIAFPKIISSMGSGGDLFGFLFFASLVVAGITSMVSILQVPIAAFQDKFGWSKNKAVTIIGGVSAVISTILFSTHSAITFVDIIDYFANNIGIVGGGLLSIILVSWFRRPLMAQLEAHVNQYSSIKLGTGWNFLLTIITPISLLVALLLTIKAIITEGYGGYPALTLWLIGGGVVAFFVLGAILLSLTKDTASKEN comes from the coding sequence ATGTCAGATAATCGTGAAAGTTGGTCTGCACGATCAGGCTTTATTTTGGCGGCGATTGGTTCAGCCGTAGGTTTGGGTAACATTTGGCGTTTCCCTTATGTCGCTTATGAAAATGGTGGAGGTGCATTTTTAGTACCTTACTTAATTGCAATTTTTGCAGCAGGGTTGCCTTTATTATTTTTAGACTACGCAGTGGGGCACAAATATCGTAAAGCGCCACCAATTGCGTATAAAAAATTAATGAATAGTGAAGCATTGGGGTGGTGGCAAGTCATGGTGACTTTGGTCATCGGGATTTACTATGCCAGTGTCTTGTCATGGGCAGGTAGTTATATGTTCTATTCCTTTGGTCAACAATGGGGTAACGATACAGAGGCCTTTTTCTTTAAAAGTTATTTAGCAAATGGGGAAGGTCTGGCATTTGGTTTTGTACCCACTTTGTTTTTTGGTTTAGTCATTGTATGGGCTGTAGTGATGTTTATTCTCTATGGTGGTGTACGTCGTGGGGTAGAACTTGCCAATAAAATTTTTATGCCTTTATTGGTCATTTTATTTTCTATCCTTGTGATTCAAGCATTACGCTTGCCAGGGGCAACAGAAGGATTAAATGCTTTTTTCACGCCAAATTGGGAAGCCATGACCAATTATAAAGTATGGTTGGCTGCATTTGGTCATATCTTCTTCTCACTTTCTGTGGGTTTCGGGATTATGTTGACGTATGCATCTTATTTAAATAAAAAAGCCAATATGACGGGTTCAGGTGTTGTTGTGGCATTGGCAAACTCATCCTTTGAGATTCTGGCAGGGATTGGGGTATTTGCTGCACTTGGTTTTATGGCACAAAGTTCAGGTGTTCCCGTAAAAGATGTGGTTTCAGGGGGAATTGGCTTAGCCTTTATCGCATTCCCAAAAATCATTTCAAGTATGGGGTCAGGCGGTGACTTATTTGGCTTCTTATTCTTTGCTTCACTTGTCGTAGCAGGGATTACCTCTATGGTGAGTATTTTACAAGTGCCTATTGCCGCATTTCAGGATAAATTTGGTTGGTCTAAAAATAAAGCTGTAACTATTATTGGTGGTGTATCTGCTGTCATTTCAACGATTTTATTCTCTACACACAGTGCAATTACTTTTGTTGACATCATCGATTACTTTGCCAATAACATTGGTATTGTCGGTGGTGGTTTATTGTCGATTATTTTAGTGTCTTGGTTCCGTCGTCCATTGATGGCTCAATTAGAAGCTCATGTGAATCAATACTCAAGTATTAAGCTGGGTACTGGTTGGAATTTTCTTCTGACTATTATTACACCGATTTCATTGTTGGTTGCATTATTATTGACGATTAAAGCAATCATCACAGAAGGGTATGGTGGTTATCCTGCATTAACTTTATGGTTGATTGGTGGTGGTGTCGTGGCGTTCTTTGTCCTTGGTGCAATCCTTTTAAGTTTGACGAAAGACACAGCGTCGAAGGAGAATTAA
- a CDS encoding methionine/alanine import family NSS transporter small subunit, whose amino-acid sequence MNTSAIVMMILSIVLLWGGLILATIHLVKNPDEAED is encoded by the coding sequence ATGAATACATCTGCGATTGTGATGATGATTCTATCGATTGTTTTATTATGGGGTGGGTTGATTTTGGCAACCATTCATTTGGTTAAAAACCCTGATGAGGCAGAAGATTAA
- the fmt gene encoding methionyl-tRNA formyltransferase yields the protein MKIIFAGTPEFAAHALSALLKTDHEIVAVYTQPDRKAGRGQKLTASAVKQLALEHHLTVYQPVNFKSSTEEGLAAQKQLAELNADVMVVAAYGLILPQVILDTPKYGCLNIHGSLLPRWRGAAPIQRAISTGDTETGVTIMKMAAGLDTGDMMYKTICPITNEDTSASLHDKLAIQGAEAICTVLASEQSLQKYLAEREVQDEALTVYATKLSKAEAQIDWSRSAVEIDRNIRAFNPWPVAFTPIDENNNLRVWNSVLSTLDASDKQAGEIIALDKNGVHVACGDQQAVCITNLQWPGGKALNAVQINQTQKLTVGHLFA from the coding sequence TTGAAAATAATTTTTGCAGGTACCCCCGAATTTGCAGCACATGCACTCAGCGCCCTTTTAAAAACTGATCATGAAATTGTTGCAGTTTACACTCAACCTGATCGTAAAGCAGGACGTGGACAAAAGCTTACAGCCTCTGCCGTCAAACAACTTGCTCTTGAGCATCACTTAACGGTTTATCAACCTGTAAATTTTAAATCATCTACTGAAGAAGGTTTGGCTGCACAAAAACAATTAGCGGAATTGAATGCTGATGTCATGGTCGTGGCTGCGTATGGTTTAATTTTGCCACAAGTCATTTTAGACACACCCAAATACGGATGTCTTAATATTCATGGTTCCTTGTTACCACGTTGGCGCGGTGCAGCACCGATTCAGCGTGCCATTTCAACAGGTGATACTGAAACAGGCGTGACTATCATGAAAATGGCAGCAGGGTTAGATACAGGCGATATGATGTATAAAACCATCTGCCCTATTACAAATGAAGATACCTCTGCAAGCCTACATGACAAACTGGCAATTCAAGGTGCTGAAGCAATTTGCACGGTATTAGCGTCCGAACAAAGCTTACAAAAGTATCTAGCTGAACGTGAAGTTCAAGATGAAGCCTTGACTGTATATGCCACTAAATTATCTAAAGCAGAAGCACAGATCGATTGGTCACGTTCTGCTGTAGAGATTGATCGTAATATTCGTGCTTTTAATCCTTGGCCTGTGGCATTTACCCCGATTGATGAGAATAACAATTTGCGGGTATGGAATTCTGTTTTATCAACTTTAGATGCTTCAGATAAACAAGCAGGTGAGATTATTGCATTGGATAAAAATGGTGTGCATGTGGCTTGTGGCGATCAGCAAGCTGTCTGTATAACCAACTTACAATGGCCAGGTGGTAAAGCATTGAATGCTGTTCAAATTAACCAAACTCAAAAATTAACTGTAGGACATCTCTTCGCATGA
- the rsmB gene encoding 16S rRNA (cytosine(967)-C(5))-methyltransferase RsmB, whose product MSQKHSSAKSTVNLRAQVVRTLLSVQDGKSLNSFLHQNLEQVAERDRALFHELVLGTLRQWYALKAITLPLLNKPLNNPSIETCLYLGLYQLLCTRIPAHAAISETVTATKQLGYEAMGGVVNAILRRVSRETSEFQAALDQAHGLPSWLFKRLKKDWAEHVDELCHNLKQSAPLTLRVNDRQVSRDEYLEILDEAGIQAHECDLSHVGIVLEQNTNITHLPGFAEGGFSVQDEHAQLCATLLPNLNDKIVVDACAAPGGKTAHILEKFQPKKLIALDHDTKRLLRVSENLERLQLNNISELEILTADATTWTAPEQVDCIVLDAPCSAIGVMRRNPDIRLLRQSGDIQQTVDLQHKILNQMWQQLKVGGTLLYITCSILKAENEQQMVQFFADHTDAKEVKIEANWGLKQIHGRQLLPETDFGDGFYYCRIEKIA is encoded by the coding sequence ATGAGCCAAAAACATTCCTCTGCAAAATCAACAGTGAATTTACGTGCACAAGTGGTTCGCACTTTACTGTCTGTACAAGATGGTAAATCACTGAATAGTTTTTTGCACCAAAATTTGGAGCAAGTAGCGGAGCGTGATCGTGCGTTATTTCATGAGTTAGTTTTAGGCACATTGCGTCAATGGTATGCGCTCAAAGCCATTACTTTGCCTTTGCTCAATAAACCTTTAAATAATCCATCGATTGAAACCTGTTTGTATTTGGGTTTGTATCAGTTACTGTGTACTCGTATTCCTGCCCATGCTGCAATTTCTGAAACAGTGACTGCGACCAAACAACTGGGTTATGAAGCAATGGGCGGTGTGGTGAATGCAATTTTACGTCGTGTTTCACGTGAAACATCAGAATTTCAAGCTGCTTTAGATCAAGCACATGGTTTGCCAAGTTGGTTATTTAAACGTTTAAAGAAAGATTGGGCTGAGCATGTTGATGAGTTATGTCATAACTTAAAACAAAGTGCACCTTTAACATTACGTGTGAATGATCGTCAAGTCAGCCGTGATGAATATCTTGAGATTTTAGATGAAGCAGGCATTCAAGCACATGAATGTGATTTGTCTCATGTGGGCATCGTACTAGAACAAAATACCAATATTACCCATTTACCAGGTTTTGCAGAAGGTGGCTTTTCGGTTCAAGATGAACATGCACAACTTTGTGCAACTTTGCTACCTAATTTAAATGACAAAATTGTCGTCGATGCCTGCGCCGCACCAGGTGGAAAAACTGCGCATATTTTGGAAAAATTCCAACCTAAAAAATTGATTGCACTTGATCATGATACCAAGCGTTTACTTCGTGTTTCAGAGAACTTAGAACGTTTGCAACTCAACAATATCAGTGAGCTTGAAATTCTCACTGCGGATGCAACAACTTGGACAGCTCCTGAACAAGTTGATTGTATTGTGCTTGATGCACCATGTTCAGCCATTGGGGTAATGCGTCGTAATCCTGATATTCGTTTGTTGCGTCAGTCAGGTGATATTCAACAGACTGTAGATTTGCAACACAAGATTTTAAATCAGATGTGGCAACAGCTTAAAGTTGGTGGAACATTGCTTTATATCACCTGCTCGATTTTGAAAGCTGAAAATGAACAACAAATGGTTCAATTCTTTGCAGATCATACAGATGCCAAAGAAGTCAAAATTGAAGCAAATTGGGGATTAAAACAAATTCATGGTCGCCAGTTATTGCCTGAAACGGATTTTGGTGACGGCTTCTATTATTGTCGAATTGAAAAAATCGCGTAA
- a CDS encoding aldehyde dehydrogenase family protein — protein sequence MAGLEFPLYVAGKPVKTGQWLEVNDKFSGQLYAKVALADDKILDKAISSAVKAEQEMANLKPFQKQKILLHCVNRFKEMRSELTALLIAEGGKPKLAAAAEVERLINTFQIAADAVTTIDDGRLMPLAVTAAASAYRGMVQHVPIGAVSLISPFNFPLNLTAHKIAPAIAAGCPFVLKPASLTPISALKIAEVLAETELPKGAFSVLPCPREHADVLVTDDRFKLLSFTGSDQVGWDMKARAGRKKVTLELGGNAAVLIEPDTEMTDALVDRVISGAYSHAGQVCISVQRILVHSDIYAEFKKKVLAKLKKIHAADPSLETTIVGPMIKASEAVRLKKWVDKAEKKGAKILTGGTLNGVLFEPTLLENVDESLEIYQNEAFGPVAILEKYKDFEKGIATINKSRFGLQAGVYTQNLNKMLYAWDHLHVGGVIINDIPTFRVDNMPYGGVKDSGLGREGIQSAIRDMQEERLLVIKQ from the coding sequence ATGGCAGGGTTAGAATTCCCATTATATGTGGCAGGGAAGCCTGTAAAAACAGGACAATGGCTTGAGGTTAATGATAAGTTTTCGGGTCAACTTTATGCAAAAGTTGCTTTGGCCGATGACAAAATCTTAGACAAAGCGATCAGTTCAGCAGTCAAAGCAGAACAAGAGATGGCAAATTTAAAACCATTTCAAAAGCAAAAAATTCTTTTACATTGCGTCAATCGTTTTAAAGAAATGCGTAGTGAATTGACGGCATTATTAATCGCAGAAGGTGGAAAACCTAAACTTGCTGCCGCAGCAGAAGTAGAACGATTAATTAATACTTTTCAAATCGCAGCTGATGCTGTTACTACAATCGATGATGGTCGCTTGATGCCTTTGGCTGTGACTGCAGCAGCTTCGGCTTATCGGGGGATGGTACAACATGTTCCAATTGGTGCAGTGTCTTTGATTAGCCCATTTAATTTTCCATTGAATTTAACTGCTCATAAAATTGCACCTGCAATTGCTGCAGGTTGTCCATTTGTTTTAAAACCTGCAAGTTTGACACCAATTTCAGCCTTGAAAATTGCTGAAGTATTGGCAGAAACAGAATTGCCTAAAGGGGCTTTCTCTGTATTGCCATGCCCACGTGAACATGCAGATGTTTTAGTGACGGATGACCGTTTTAAACTATTAAGTTTCACAGGTTCTGACCAAGTGGGATGGGATATGAAAGCACGTGCAGGCCGTAAGAAAGTCACTTTAGAATTGGGTGGCAACGCAGCGGTTTTGATTGAACCAGATACTGAAATGACTGATGCATTGGTGGATCGTGTGATCAGTGGTGCATATAGTCATGCAGGGCAAGTTTGTATTAGTGTACAACGGATTTTGGTGCATTCAGATATTTATGCCGAGTTTAAGAAGAAAGTTTTAGCGAAATTGAAGAAAATTCATGCGGCAGATCCAAGCTTGGAAACGACGATTGTTGGCCCAATGATCAAAGCGTCTGAAGCTGTTCGTTTGAAAAAATGGGTAGATAAAGCTGAAAAGAAAGGTGCTAAAATCTTAACTGGTGGTACTCTAAATGGTGTTTTATTTGAGCCTACTTTGTTGGAAAATGTCGACGAGTCTCTTGAAATTTACCAAAATGAAGCCTTTGGTCCAGTGGCGATTTTAGAAAAATATAAGGATTTTGAAAAAGGGATTGCCACAATCAATAAGAGTCGTTTTGGTTTACAAGCAGGTGTTTATACTCAAAATCTAAACAAGATGCTCTATGCATGGGATCATCTCCATGTGGGTGGTGTGATTATTAATGATATCCCAACTTTCCGTGTGGACAACATGCCCTATGGCGGTGTGAAAGATTCAGGCTTAGGTCGTGAGGGCATTCAATCGGCGATTCGTGATATGCAGGAAGAACGCCTTTTGGTGATTAAACAATAA
- a CDS encoding ESPR-type extended signal peptide-containing protein → MNKIYKVIWNATLGIWVAVSEVAKGKTKSSKVTKIMGAATVSLMVTFSPDAAANLSVCGTTAASGTTGAVVGNSTNTSLDANCGSGAALAQASIGGAIAIGDNRYNTTTAIGNDNLAIMSGATATSGGVNSTGNNIAIGHNTKATTTLNDGGRATAVGSFAEATAAYATVFGADSKASAVGASAFGYRAQATSSRTTAIGQDAYASGSASVAIGGAQNSAITKGTSTVTGSTGNQIPGSRTLNITTNSATKFVGKTQGSTNGRYSFDLNISNGSATGGTYTLLDSSDNPITGTTSTLDAATAHVLYESLTSGAAAGGGGRAISCHRFISIGA, encoded by the coding sequence ATGAATAAGATTTACAAAGTAATTTGGAACGCAACCTTAGGTATTTGGGTGGCAGTGTCTGAAGTTGCAAAGGGAAAAACCAAGTCATCTAAAGTGACAAAAATCATGGGTGCTGCGACAGTCAGTTTGATGGTGACGTTTAGTCCAGATGCTGCTGCAAACTTATCTGTTTGTGGTACTACCGCAGCAAGTGGAACAACAGGTGCTGTCGTAGGGAATTCAACTAACACAAGTTTAGATGCTAACTGCGGTAGTGGTGCTGCTTTAGCTCAAGCAAGTATTGGGGGAGCTATTGCGATAGGTGATAATCGCTATAACACAACAACTGCCATTGGGAATGATAATTTAGCAATAATGTCTGGTGCGACAGCGACTAGTGGTGGAGTCAATAGCACAGGAAATAATATAGCCATTGGTCACAATACTAAAGCAACAACTACGCTTAACGATGGAGGGCGTGCTACTGCTGTTGGTTCTTTTGCTGAAGCGACAGCGGCATATGCGACTGTATTTGGTGCTGACAGTAAAGCATCTGCTGTTGGTGCAAGTGCATTTGGTTATCGTGCACAAGCAACCTCTTCTCGTACTACAGCAATAGGACAAGATGCTTATGCATCTGGATCGGCTTCTGTAGCAATTGGTGGTGCACAGAATTCTGCAATTACGAAAGGAACATCAACGGTTACAGGTTCTACTGGAAATCAAATACCTGGTTCTAGAACCCTAAACATTACAACAAATAGCGCAACTAAATTTGTTGGAAAAACACAAGGCTCTACAAATGGGCGTTATAGTTTTGATTTAAATATTTCTAATGGTTCGGCAACAGGTGGAACATATACATTACTAGATTCAAGTGATAATCCAATTACTGGTACAACAAGTACCTTGGATGCAGCAACAGCTCATGTGCTATATGAATCACTAACAAGTGGTGCTGCTGCTGGGGGGGGGGGCAGGGCAATCAGTTGCCATAGGTTCATCAGCATTGGCGCTTAG
- a CDS encoding DUF1287 domain-containing protein, whose translation MTIKSFKQLSVLFVVSLLSVQIWAFQSDKLVTDARSQIWKTLYYDSAYTQLKYPMGDVPLVKGVCTDVVIRALRHQGIDLQQRIHEDMKANFSKYPKKWGLKATDKNIDHRRVPNIMTYFQRQGYAVQDQHYKAGDIVAWDLGKGLTHIGIISDKTTVLSKVPLVIHNIGYGTRENDILNEYKIIGHYRIPSNAK comes from the coding sequence ATGACAATAAAATCATTTAAACAATTATCTGTACTATTCGTTGTATCGTTACTCAGTGTGCAAATTTGGGCATTTCAATCTGATAAATTGGTAACCGATGCACGTTCACAAATTTGGAAAACACTCTATTACGACTCAGCCTATACACAGCTCAAATATCCCATGGGGGATGTACCTTTGGTCAAAGGTGTGTGTACAGATGTGGTGATTCGAGCATTACGTCATCAAGGGATTGATTTACAACAACGTATCCACGAAGACATGAAAGCTAATTTTTCTAAGTACCCAAAAAAATGGGGATTAAAAGCAACAGATAAAAATATTGATCATCGTCGTGTTCCGAACATTATGACCTATTTTCAACGACAAGGTTATGCAGTTCAGGATCAGCACTATAAAGCAGGCGATATTGTGGCATGGGATTTAGGCAAAGGGCTGACACATATCGGTATTATTTCTGACAAAACTACGGTACTTTCAAAAGTGCCATTGGTGATTCATAACATTGGTTATGGAACGCGTGAAAATGATATTTTAAATGAATATAAAATTATTGGGCATTATCGAATTCCGAGCAATGCGAAATAA